DNA sequence from the Tachysurus fulvidraco isolate hzauxx_2018 chromosome 1, HZAU_PFXX_2.0, whole genome shotgun sequence genome:
TCTCACTAGATAAAGGgagactatttatttatatattttacacacacagcactgacccccggttttgtgtgtgtgtgtgtgtgagagagagagagagagagagagagagagagagagagagagagagagagagagagagagagaggcagaaagagagagaaagagagatataattattaatatttaatattaagggAAGAAGCTTCTTGTATCAGCACATAGTAATAGTGCTTCTTCTTTATTTGTCTAATAATGTCTAATTAGAATATGGTAATATTCCCCATAAAAATTCCACTTGTTTAAAGTGTTCATGGCGTCAGTTACATGCTGCAATTGAAAACGAGCTTTCATTAATTCAGTCACAAGAGGACAGTAAAATGTCTCTTAATGACTGCTTCATGATGTGGCCATTTTCCATGGTGTGTTTAAAGTGCAGTGAGAAAAAACGTAGACTCAAGTGAAATAAACCTATAGCTTTGTTGTAAACGACAAACTTACAGATTTTATCAGTCCACAGAGGCAGAGTGTTTGTGGCTGAAAGTGAAACTAAGTTTGTGCTTCTGAAAGGAAACGGAGCGCTTACAGGAAACTGAAGGTGAAAAAACAGACCATTCAGGAAACGTGtcctgaaaagaaagaaagaaagaaagaaagaaagaaagaaagaaagaaagaaagaaagaaagaaagaaagaaagaaagaaagaaaaggtgcTCCATTATTTGGGTGTAGATGTCGGTTATGGCTCGACACAATATCATGTGCTAATGAGCAGTGTTGCTTCAGCTCCTTTTTGACTAGCGCCTGCTTCGTTAGGCCTTAAAGGTCATTACGGACCCCAAAAAGCTGCAACCACACTGCTATTGTGAACActgacttttttcccctctgagTGAAAGACACCTCCGAATAGGTCCAAGAGCAAAACCATGTTGAACAGCATCCTAACAGGAGTACATGGGGTATGAGTCCTGCTTGGTGGTGGTGCTGTGAGACTGCGGTGATCCTTGCAGAAGCACCAacctccttcctttcttcctcacTAGTATAAAATGACTCCTGCTGTTTTTACCTCCTTCACCTTACTGACACTTCCCCAGTGGATGATGATGAAGCTAAAGGAGATCCGAGTCATCCGTCTCTCATCCACCCAATCATCCCTCTTTCCCAGTGATCCTATAGTCCCTGTACGTTTAAACCATGTCCCACGTCTGCACTGCTCTAGTTATTTTTTGTAATAGTATTTATAATAGATTTTGTATTCTTTTGTGCGATTGGACAAAATTTGTGTTGAAAGTTTTTGATAACAATGAACAAAACCTAAGCCATCGATAGGACACCCAGTTTTGTGGTCAGCCTTGAGACCCAGATTTTAAGTGTGCTGATGTGTATCTGCTTTACCTCTGTAAgatacccgtgtgtgtgtgtgtgtgtgtttggcagagTTTGAGAGGCTTTCAAATATGCAACATCTCTGTGTTCTACTTTGGGGGCTTTTTGTTGTTTCCTCTTACTGTGGTAAGTCTGAAAACTTACAATTATAGGTATagtataattttaaataaacttatatatatatatatatatatatatatatatatatatatatatatatatatatatatatatatatatatatatatatatatataattttaaataaacttaaatatatatatatgtgtgtgtgtgtgtgtgtgtgtgtgtgtgtgtgtgtgtgtgtgtgtgtgtgtgtgtgtgtgtgtgtataattaaatggaattaatcattttaaaaacaatctaCATAAGACATTACTAGGGATCCAAGAATTTCAGCTGGACACGGAGTTcaattgtttttgtaatttttgtcattttcttctacttcttctttttatttctcacttCTAAAGTGTAACATAATAacgattattaattattaattattagcaATATGAATCAGACATAAATCTGCAGTAGTACTTATATCCACATTGTGGATTTGTTGTGTAAAAGTCTACaggtgtttaatgtgtgtatatgtttgtatgttgtaaagaatatttatttatttatttatttatttatttatttatttatttatttatttatttatttatttgtatctcGTTGTTAAGTCTTTTAGGCTCTATTTTATTACCACTATATAAAACACATTGTAGAAATATCCTTGACTCATCTCTGAACATTCAGTAAATTATGTTTAAGTGTTagcatattatatattgtttctACCGAAGGAACACAGCAGAATTATTAGCACCCTTCATTATCATGGGAGAATTACATTTTCAACAAATGTTCCTAAAAAGTAAAACGTTTTTGTGTAAATGAACCCAAacggacatttttttttttattttttttttttagtggacTATTTTCCACTTTTTAGAATTTAGGACTGTTGAAGCATTTGaacatgttatttttatttttttatttttttgtatcatATGTCATAAAGcactaaaaagaaagaaatattgttTACACAGGATGAGGTCGAGATTTTCGGAGGCCGAGGCAGGCGGTGTTTTAGAAACGATGCGTCTAATTTCCACTCTCGCATTCAAACGAACTTCAAATTCACGTCACTTCTGATGATACAGAGGAAAGAATCAGGAATGTTGTTACAGGACAATTCGTCCTTAGTAACCACCTGGTCAGAGTCAtgacatgtttaaataaataaatatattcatatactcTAACTGTATAGCCGTATATTCATCTCCAGACGTATATCATTGGTCTCATTTTATTCCTTAATGTTTCTGACGTTATGCTCTTCATTAATCCTCCTTCCAGGTTCCTGCGACTCTTTTTCCGTGACTCAGTTTCCGTCCACACTCAAGCTGAACAAAGGAGAAGACCTTCAGATCAGCTGCAGCTGGAACATCAGCATCTTTAGAGCTAAGGTGAAATGGTTTAAAGACTTCCACCCGGTTAAATTCAACCAAAGCGACAGACTTGTTCTTACAGAACCCGAAGGCAGCGTCTCGACGTTAGTTATAAAATCCTCTGATGAAAACGACGCAGGGTTTTATACGTGTGAAGTAACACAAGACATTCCTCAGCTGCTGAAGAGAAACGGAACAGGGACAGATGTCACGTATGAGACAGAGGATGGTTAGTGGGCTTCTCTTTTTGAATGAATCTTTTAAAACTATGTACATCTTACATTGTTTAGCTAATATCATGACATACAAGTTACAGATTTAACAGCAGAACAATGAAAACCGTCCGAACGAGACGTTCCTTGACAGGAAATAACTCAGAATTAATGAATACTGCTTTGTTCTTCACACAGGAAGTGGTTAGAGAAAATTTGACTTATATTGTGCTCATATTTTTTATGCTTTCTGTTTGAGTAGCGTGAATGAATTGAGCCCTGTATTTTAAACACCAGTTACCAAACCAGAGCACCAGGGCTCTAATCTAAACTTCTGCTATCCCTATTGACTgtgtacaatatactgtacagtaatatCTATAGACGTACAGTATAGTAGTGTGGTATAGAcacttgtgtgtatgttgatATAAGGGTTCAATTAATATTATCTTGCAGTGTTTCCATCAGAGCTGGTAACTACCATCAGACCAGTTTCTACCTCCTCACCCAGTACACCACGTAAGTTTCATCTACAGTGGGACAGAGTTATATATACTGCTCTAGTTTCAATATCCTGGTGTCTTTAGCGCTATAGCATTAGTGTAGCAGAAAGgtatagtgttagtgtagtacaAAATGTAGTTATAAACCATTACAGCAGTGTACAGAAGTACAGAAGTTAGTATGGTGTTAATATAGCAGAGTTATTTATAAAGAGATATaacacatatgtacagtatat
Encoded proteins:
- the LOC113635014 gene encoding cell adhesion molecule 2-like, yielding MQHLCVLLWGLFVVSSYCGSCDSFSVTQFPSTLKLNKGEDLQISCSWNISIFRAKVKWFKDFHPVKFNQSDRLVLTEPEGSVSTLVIKSSDENDAGFYTCEVTQDIPQLLKRNGTGTDVTYETEDVFPSELVTTIRPVSTSSPSTPQPVTTTTKPVPVASTRTPHTIYRGPAEEVNENGPIIFAIRCVPFVTLLLAVCFLNSYKTNKPPKRSAGKQALAVEENEQKGQEHREQDRKEEKKNEQLGQERGAETEHELTAEEREVKERTETEQGREVEVVNEITGKNET